In Glandiceps talaboti chromosome 14, keGlaTala1.1, whole genome shotgun sequence, a single genomic region encodes these proteins:
- the LOC144445975 gene encoding uncharacterized protein LOC144445975 has product MEEQLDKGCHDYNLNDQSHCSKDSTGATQRLSKRNVLILNDEWGTSKGGISAVHRCIAQQVKTADFDVHVTAFTATEADSRDAKEREVNLIIAKNETSNQPNFDWLNFYHSVHFPTLQQDIHDLKVIVGHVPITSKAAFNIRRDRFPNAKVFLFNHIMPQSTDMHKESWDIGSIEIKMNEIVEQAEKADAFFSVGPKIFGLFENEFRSSDTHINHKEFLPLPDEEFFNVTLKEPDQNFPAQILTVGRVAKVEYLKGYDVVADALSRVANVFDEAKASGPPAWRVRGIASDKQRESKEFLDKHVTSSHIDIIPLPYGTQQDVRNDLKKSHLFIMPSRCEPFGMVALEAMAIGLPTLVTSNSGIADFLKINFKREYRSVVVEVGVRDCEQNVDEWKKKIITILRNYSSYFDESKQLSKKLRDSPAIKASLSVFREMLEQSI; this is encoded by the exons ATGGAAGAACAGTTAGACAAAG GTTGCCATGATTACAATTTAAATGACCAAAGTCATTGTTCAAAGGACAGCACAGGTGCCACTCAACGACTTAGTAAAAG aaatgtattaattttgAATGATGAATGGGGTACATCTAAGGGTGGTATATCTGCTGTTCATCGCTGTATTGCTCAACAAGTGAAGACTGCAGACTTTGATGTTCATGTGACAGCTTTCACTGCAACTGAAGCTGACAGTAGAGATGCTAAAGAAAGAGAGGTTAATTTAATAATAGCTAAAAATGAGACCTCCAATCAACCaaattttgattggttgaatttCTATCACTCAGTACATTTCCCAACCCTGCAACAAGATATACATGATTTGAAAGTTATTGTTGGTCATGTTCCAATAACATCAAAAGCTGCATTCAACATTAGGAGAGATCGCTTTCCAAATGCAAAAGTATTCCTCTTTAATCATATCATGCCACAATCGACCGACATGCATAAAGAATCTTGGGATATTGGGAGTATTGagataaaaatgaatgaaatcgtTGAACAGGCAGAGAAAGCCGATGCCTTCTTCTCTGTGGGTCCAAAGATTTTTGGACTATTTGAAAACGAATTCAGGAGTTCTGATACTCATATAAATCATAAAGAATTTCTTCCCTTACCAGATGAAGAATTCTTTAATGTTACTCTCAAAGAACCAGACCAGAATTTTCCTGCCCAGATTCTGACAGTTGGTCGAGTGGCAAAGGTAGAATATTTGAAAGGTTATGATGTTGTAGCTGATGCGTTAAGTCGTGTAGCAAATGTGTTCGATGAGGCAAAGGCTTCGGGACCCCCAGCATGGCGAGTCCGAGGGATTGCAAGTGATAAGCAAAGAGAGAGTAAAGAATTCCTTGATAAGCATGTCACATCTTCACATATAGATATAATCCCTTTGCCGTATGGTACACAACAAGATGTAAGAAATGACTTGAAAAAGAGTCATCTTTTTATCATGCCATCTCGTTGTGAACCGTTTGGAATGGTTGCCCTGGAAGCCATGGCTATAGGACTACCTACTCTGGTTACCAGCAACTCTGGAATTGCTGATTTCTTGAAAATCAACTTCAAGCGAGAGTATAGATCAGTTGTAGTAGAAGTAGGTGTCAGAGATTGTGAGCAGAATGTTGATGAATGGAAAAAGAAAATCA